In Malus sylvestris chromosome 15, drMalSylv7.2, whole genome shotgun sequence, a single genomic region encodes these proteins:
- the LOC126602043 gene encoding heterogeneous nuclear ribonucleoprotein 1-like isoform X1 yields the protein MDRKLVVLGIPWDIDTEGLREYMVKFGELEDCIVMKDRSTGRSRGFGYATFVSAEDAKTAASSEHFLGNRMLEVKIATPKEEMRAPARKVTRIFVARIPQSVTEANFRSHFEKYGEITDLYMPKDQSSKAHRGIGFITFENAGQAISYILVPCIMPNVSFCFLLELKASSGALNSVEDLMADTHELGGSNVVVDRATPKANDFRPVGRMAQQGGYGAYNAYISAATRYAAVGAPTLYDHPVPGPAFPRGESARGLGKKIFVGRLPQEATSDDLRQYFGRFGRIVDVYVPRDPKRTGHRGFGFVTFGEDGVAERVSRRSHEICGQQVAIDTATPPEDAGTSGNFMMNNVEPFAGYGGPMRSYGRMYGSLDFDDWGYGIGSGIGSARPARADWRYRPY from the exons ATGGACCGCAAGCTCGTG GTTTTGGGCATTCCGTGGGATATCGATACGGAAGGGTTGAGAGAGTATATGGTTAAATTTGGGGAATTGGAGGATTGCATTGTCATGAAG GATCGGTCAACTGGTCGGTCTCGTGGATTTGGATATGCAACGTTTGTATCTGCTGAAGATGCCAAA ACTGCAGCATCAAGTGAACATTTTCTTGGCAATAGAATGCTGGAAGTTAAAATAGCTACCCCAAAG GAGGAGATGAGAGCACCTGCAAGAAAAGTTACCAGGATATTTGTTGCAAGGATCCCACAATCTGTGACAGAAGCAAACTTCAGAAG TCATTTTGAAAAATATGGTGAAATAACGGATTTATACATGCCGAAG GATCAAAGCTCAAAAGCGCATCGGGGAATTGGGTTTATAACATTTGAAAATGCAGGTCAGGCCATCTCATATATTCTCGTGCCTTGCATCATGCCTAATGTCAGTTTCTGTTTTCTGTTGGAGTTGAAGGCCTCCAGTGGCGCATTAA ATTCTGTGGAAGATTTGATGGCTGATACTCATGAATTAGGCGGTTCCAATGTAGTTGTTGATCGAGCTACACCCAAGGCAA ATGATTTCAGACCAGTTGGAAGAATGGCGCAACAGGGTGGCTATGGGGCATATAATGCTTACATCTCAGCAGCAACTAGATATGCAGCCGTCGGGGCTCCTACATTGTATGACCACCCTGTACCAGGACCAGCTTTTCCAA GAGGGGAATCTGCTCGAGGACTGGGCAAAAAGATTTTTGTTGGCAGGCTTCCTCAGGAAGCAACCTCTGATGATCTCCGCCAGTATTTTGGAAGATTTGGTCGTATAGTAGATGTCTATGTTCCAAGG GACCCCAAAAGAACTGGGCATAGAGGGTTTGGTTTTGTAACTTTCGGGGAAGATGGTGTAGCAGAACGTGTATCACGAAGGTCTCATGAGATTTGTGGCCAGCAG GTTGCAATAGATACAGCCACACCTCCAGAGGATGCTGGTACAAGTGGAAATTTTATGATGAATAATGTAGAGCCCTTTGCCGGCTATGGTGGTCCTATGCGCTCCTATGGAAGGATGTATGGAAGTCTGGATTTTGATGAT TGGGGTTACGGAATCGGTAGTGGAATCGGCAGTGCGAGACCAGCAAGAGCAGATTGGAGGTACAGGCCATACTAG
- the LOC126602043 gene encoding uncharacterized protein LOC126602043 isoform X2 has product MDRKLVVLGIPWDIDTEGLREYMVKFGELEDCIVMKDRSTGRSRGFGYATFVSAEDAKTAASSEHFLGNRMLEVKIATPKEEMRAPARKVTRIFVARIPQSVTEANFRSHFEKYGEITDLYMPKDQSSKAHRGIGFITFENADSVEDLMADTHELGGSNVVVDRATPKANDFRPVGRMAQQGGYGAYNAYISAATRYAAVGAPTLYDHPVPGPAFPRGESARGLGKKIFVGRLPQEATSDDLRQYFGRFGRIVDVYVPRDPKRTGHRGFGFVTFGEDGVAERVSRRSHEICGQQVAIDTATPPEDAGTSGNFMMNNVEPFAGYGGPMRSYGRMYGSLDFDDWGYGIGSGIGSARPARADWRYRPY; this is encoded by the exons ATGGACCGCAAGCTCGTG GTTTTGGGCATTCCGTGGGATATCGATACGGAAGGGTTGAGAGAGTATATGGTTAAATTTGGGGAATTGGAGGATTGCATTGTCATGAAG GATCGGTCAACTGGTCGGTCTCGTGGATTTGGATATGCAACGTTTGTATCTGCTGAAGATGCCAAA ACTGCAGCATCAAGTGAACATTTTCTTGGCAATAGAATGCTGGAAGTTAAAATAGCTACCCCAAAG GAGGAGATGAGAGCACCTGCAAGAAAAGTTACCAGGATATTTGTTGCAAGGATCCCACAATCTGTGACAGAAGCAAACTTCAGAAG TCATTTTGAAAAATATGGTGAAATAACGGATTTATACATGCCGAAG GATCAAAGCTCAAAAGCGCATCGGGGAATTGGGTTTATAACATTTGAAAATGCAG ATTCTGTGGAAGATTTGATGGCTGATACTCATGAATTAGGCGGTTCCAATGTAGTTGTTGATCGAGCTACACCCAAGGCAA ATGATTTCAGACCAGTTGGAAGAATGGCGCAACAGGGTGGCTATGGGGCATATAATGCTTACATCTCAGCAGCAACTAGATATGCAGCCGTCGGGGCTCCTACATTGTATGACCACCCTGTACCAGGACCAGCTTTTCCAA GAGGGGAATCTGCTCGAGGACTGGGCAAAAAGATTTTTGTTGGCAGGCTTCCTCAGGAAGCAACCTCTGATGATCTCCGCCAGTATTTTGGAAGATTTGGTCGTATAGTAGATGTCTATGTTCCAAGG GACCCCAAAAGAACTGGGCATAGAGGGTTTGGTTTTGTAACTTTCGGGGAAGATGGTGTAGCAGAACGTGTATCACGAAGGTCTCATGAGATTTGTGGCCAGCAG GTTGCAATAGATACAGCCACACCTCCAGAGGATGCTGGTACAAGTGGAAATTTTATGATGAATAATGTAGAGCCCTTTGCCGGCTATGGTGGTCCTATGCGCTCCTATGGAAGGATGTATGGAAGTCTGGATTTTGATGAT TGGGGTTACGGAATCGGTAGTGGAATCGGCAGTGCGAGACCAGCAAGAGCAGATTGGAGGTACAGGCCATACTAG